One genomic window of Aquificaceae bacterium includes the following:
- the lipA gene encoding lipoyl synthase, which translates to MKPTLNLSSTHQVKKLLRSLKLNTVCEESRCPNIGECFGSGTATFMIMGDTCTRSCTFCNLQRGKPLPPDPQEPYHLLQAVRELGLKYVVLTSPTRDDLSDGGASHFYKCIRMLKEGIPDIRVEALVPDFKGNMNSLVAVLSAKPHVLAHNVETVPRLYEKVRTGSKYERSLEILKRAKEIAPQVPTKSALVLGFGEEWEEIIQVMKDLFSAGCELLTIGQYYQPSRSHHPVIKYYAEEEFRELEKIAYSMGFKKVASGAKVRSSYRAWELSLLL; encoded by the coding sequence ATGAAGCCTACGCTGAACCTTTCCAGCACCCATCAGGTCAAAAAGCTTCTGAGAAGTCTAAAGCTCAACACGGTCTGTGAAGAATCAAGATGCCCCAACATAGGAGAATGCTTTGGCTCTGGCACTGCAACCTTTATGATAATGGGGGATACATGCACACGCTCCTGCACCTTCTGCAACCTCCAGAGGGGAAAACCTCTGCCCCCTGACCCACAGGAGCCATACCATCTTCTTCAGGCTGTAAGGGAGCTGGGGCTCAAGTATGTGGTTTTAACTTCACCCACCAGAGATGACCTGTCAGATGGTGGCGCCTCGCATTTTTATAAATGTATAAGAATGCTCAAGGAAGGCATTCCTGATATAAGGGTGGAGGCTCTCGTGCCGGATTTTAAGGGAAACATGAATTCTCTTGTGGCTGTCCTTTCTGCAAAACCCCATGTGCTTGCCCACAACGTAGAAACAGTCCCGAGACTGTATGAAAAGGTTAGGACTGGCTCAAAGTATGAGAGAAGTTTGGAGATTCTGAAAAGGGCAAAGGAAATAGCCCCCCAAGTGCCGACCAAGTCAGCCCTTGTGCTTGGCTTTGGAGAGGAGTGGGAGGAAATCATTCAGGTTATGAAAGACCTGTTCTCTGCAGGCTGTGAACTTCTTACCATAGGTCAGTATTATCAGCCATCAAGGAGCCACCACCCAGTCATAAAATACTACGCGGAGGAAGAATTCAGGGAGCTTGAGAAGATAGCATACAGCATGGGCTTTAAGAAGGTGGCGAGTGGTGCAAAGGTGAGAAGCTCCTACAGGGCGTGGGAACTATCTCTGCTCCTCTAA